In Kryptolebias marmoratus isolate JLee-2015 linkage group LG22, ASM164957v2, whole genome shotgun sequence, a single window of DNA contains:
- the si:dkeyp-121d4.3 gene encoding uncharacterized protein si:dkeyp-121d4.3 isoform X4: MGWGDAPMRNRPPIAPPGEDGPPFNMGPPAWGPPPPGGWGPPAFGGWRPTGPSPPGWDPRGPPPPDWDPRRLSPPDWDLRRPTPPGWGPYPEDWVPPPEWERPPHWGPGPPGWGPVGPSEPWGPEPVPLVPPGPVPPVLSSGVPPPGPIGVPHPDPADIHPVVPPPPCVPPFGFPPYPPPVWTGEPIVEEPMPNPPPDQPEWIKALISAPPSDLTPAEIKKEPEATAVTNGPFSASATAPALTPAMPSKPKSEVKKTAKALGLLGKRSFERPPPGRSTGIVSFIGPTFGYIEREDLEKFTFSFDVFFGNPKAMRPGVRVHFTACKEKNRSVATDVKVAPGGTENVDPEIFEAVVSQPILEPQPGERQYPGQVYVTIGQVWTNLPFDRKDSTVTLLKNDQVLINLLTDIVSEKRRATNIKPKIPSTFSSTNETREKGVITSLKESEGIIKSEKHGELPFETRENFSDIDFTEEDINEEVEFTMITLKAGKHAIRIKRVKEPLLLTLCSSSNDEPASKNINSEENSCHIPKKKAKPITEVGPNMALDMELYEGIVSQPIIEPKDGIPGYPGQINANIGPLKTNVTFDHRDCGVTLLKNDHVLINLLVNSMTNRRRAANIRPKIPFTFTYTKETRELGVITSLGAEEGIIQSDQHGKIPFDIAENFSDTEFVADDVGKQVEFTATMVKSNKRAIRLRKIKKDGDKILCEQKKREEEEQRQNKEEEERRKQEEEEKKQQEEEECEREAERKKKEDVAATLAAAKDKVKIRHQWTPFGFKMRILDSMYEISKERYEGTVLKAIPKHPREELREDKGGAGDLQVSVQQVKIKEEKVDEEEVMKFQMGEEEIKEMKIKQEVMEEENDHEEETDEKEKKEEEEEGGVEETMAKTPEPANKCQAELEMGRLVMTINGKQKQLSFTAKDMLTTATMLVGDKVRFSIATHQETKEERAIFIEILHDSFEESNEQRQHGIVIEFSEDSGLIKFSQSPQLYFNMLEVMEKKKLELNEKVEFSIAPCETAEGGNQAIRIKRFTEKVFLPVRKLSGVGANKGKMTIKLTKPSEDDEKEKPEAEKMKAVVKNLRKDYNVTRYKSARSRSRSHSHSRSCSRSRSKSRSPSRDKFGRVIKKRRSPSVDRDRKNSKHRRRKSHERSHRHTRSHTKSCSRSRSRSRSYSRSPRRSRERSRDGSTRKRTKTSREREDKRRRELTPPHRQGGVVDSELARKKRELEELNEMIAYKKSLVDLEPGQRTCIDYDHGRLTVPLAEYKPVRSILKKRHGEPEYLRPPYDDPYYSRPYGPYHSRRYSEPYGDPYASHPYPERPYGDRPYSDRPYDRSLYGEPPYGGLPSTSPRYTDRYDVYDQPYDDRYYDPAYRSPYDLYLPVKQSQSPEPESGQVPGTSARPSQSAYRPPSPIDSPPRTPSPQENSASQSPPEEKPPLDRFLDMLSKKVDAEKNPEPDCVTDDLLPHERALQDGKGFSRIVGLASEPPSSSLTLEGEKKQPSPKRASVERTTEEPNPEPYDKIQSLLRSIGLKLSSGDVSKLASQAQEKIFSAMSSSTEKKPLSSGREDLQASRARSVELDPVHSLSPARSSSLEPVGKQKTAVLKYDEFLDHQNLEAVRTAQLNLTKTMESTSTTTPGPKPPPGPPPAHYQHPSPPLNWPLGMVSQILPTQYPTSSISTSAPPATTPQQRLGPPPGPPPGPPPRRPAQQPPGPPPGPPPQRLPGQPPFVSLPIQSTPLFIGLPNQASPPSTSSSLQPSPTATIAPPSVAANLSPASSDQSAISTTVARCLKVIETVKSLSVQPSAKPSKSVQFSLPTESLPSSNRPATVETDEDIKARQKEKLDLYNQRLLEKREQHYKEMLVRKKQGENNDGSLLPPAISRA, translated from the exons ATGGGTTGGGGAGACGCACCCATGCGGAACAGACCTCCCATCGCACCCCCGGGTGAAGACGGACCTCCATTTAACATGGGCCCACCGGCATGGGGCCCTCCTCCGCCTGGAGGCTGGGGCCCTCCAGCTTTTGGAGGATGGCGTCCAACAGGGCCCTCTCCTCCTGGCTGGGACCCGAGAGGGCCCCCACCTCCTGACTGGGACCCAAGAAGACTCTCCCCTCCTGATTGGGACTTAAGACGACCCACGCCGCCTGGCTGGGGTCCATATCCCGAGGACTGGGTGCCTCCTCCAGAATGGGAACGCCCCCCACACTGGGGACCTGGCCCACCTGGCTGGGGTCCCGTTGGACCTTCTGAGCCGTGGGGACCAGAGCCAGTCCCTCTAGTCCCACCTGGACCGGTTCCACCTGTCCTGTCTTCGGGTGTACCCCCACCTGGCCCTATAGGAGTTCCTCATCCGGACCCCGCAGACATCCACCCGGTTGTTCCCCCTCCTCCCTGCGTGCCTCCATTCGGGTTCCCGCCGTACCCACCCCCGGTTTGGACCGGAGAG cccaTTGTGGAGGAACCGATGCCAAACCCGCCTCCAGATCAGCCTGAATGG ATCAAAGCTCTTATTTCTGCTCCGCCTTCGGACTTAACTCCTGctgagattaaaaaagaacCTGAAGCAACTGCAGTCACCAACGGTCCGTTCTCAGCTTCGGCCACCGCTCCTGCCCTCACACCTGCGATGCCCTCAAAACCTAAATCAGAGGTCAAGAAGACAGCCAAAGCTCTGGGTCTTCTGGGAAAACGCTCATTTGAAAG GCCTCCTCCTGGCAGATCCACGGGGATTGTCTCCTTCATTGGG CCCACGTTTGGCTACATTGAGAGGGAAGACCTTGAGAAGTTCACCTTCAGCTTTGATGTCTTCTTTGGAAACCCCAAAGCCATGAGGCCTGGAGTCCGAGTCCACTTCACCGCCTGCAAAGAGAAG AACCGTTCTGTAGCTACAGACGTCAAAGTGGCTCCAGGTGGAACTGAGAATGTGGACCCAGAGATCTTTGAAGCTGTAGTCAGTCAGCCCATTTTGGAGCCTCAG CCTGGCGAGCGTCAGTACCCTGGTCAGGTGTACGTTACCATCGGACAGGTGTGGACCAACCTGCCGTTTGACAGGAAGGACAGCAcagtgactttgctgaagaacGATCAGGTCCTCATCAACCTCTTGACTGACATTGTGTCTGAGAAACGGAGAGCCACCAACATCAAACCCAAGATTCCTTCCACCTTTAGCTCCACCAACGAGACCCGAGAGAAG GGCGTCATTACCAGCCTAAAGGAAAGTGAAGGCATCATCAAGTCAGAAAAACATGGAGAGCTTCCATTTGAAACCAGAGAGAACTTCAGTGACATCGATTTTACAGAGGAGGACATCAACGAGGAGGTGGAGTTCACCATGATCACG CTGAAGGCAGGGAAACACGCCATCAGGATCAAGCGGGTGAAGGAGCCCCTCCTCCTGACGCTCTGCAGTTCCTCCAATGACGAGCCGGcgagcaaaaacatcaacagcGAGGAGAATTCATGTCACATACCAAAGAAGAAGGCCAAACCCATAACTGAAGTGGGACCCAACATGGCGCTGGACATGGAGCTGTATGAGGGCATTGTCAGCCAGCCCATCATCGAGCCCAAG gATGGTATTCCTGGTTATCCGGGTCAGATCAATGCAAATATTGGCCCTCTAAAGACTAACGTGACGTTTGACCACCGGGATTGTGGCGTGACGCTGCTGAAGAACGACCATGTGCTAATCAACCTGCTGGTTAACTCGATGACCAACAGGCGCAGGGCGGCCAACATCAGACCCAAAATCCCCTTCACCTTCACCTACACCAAGGAGACCCGAGAACTG GGTGTCATCACCTCACTAGGCGCTGAGGAAGGTATCATCCAGTCTGACCAGCATGGCAAGATTCCTTTTGATATTGCTGAGAACTTCAGTGATACAGAGTTTGTGGCTGATGATGTTGGCAAACAGGTGGAGTTCACAGCCACTATG GTGAAATCCAACAAGAGGGCCATCAGGCTGAGGAAGATAAAGAAGGATGGTGACAAAATCCTGTGTGAGCAGAAGAAAcgtgaggaggaggaacagagacaaaacaaagaggaggaggagaggaggaaacaagaggaagaagagaagaagcaacaggaggaggaggagtgtgagagagaggcagagagaaagaagaaggaGGACGTGGCTGCAACGCTGGCAGCTGCCAAAGACAAGGTGAAGATCAGGCATCAG TGGACGCCGTTCGGCTTCAAGATGAGAATCCTTGACTCCATGTACGAAATCAGCAAAGAACGATACGAAGGTACCGTGCTTAAAGCTATTCCCAAACATCCTCGTGAGGAGTTGAGGGAGGACAAAGGAGGTGCTGGGGACCTGCAGGTGTCGGTCCAACAG gtgaaaataaaagaggagaaagtggaTGAAGAGGAGGTGATGAAGTTTcagatgggagaagaagagatAAAGGAGATGAAGATAAAACAAGAGGTGATGGAAGAGGAGAACGATCATGAGGAGGAGACTgatgagaaagagaaaaaggaggaagaggaggagggtggtGTTGAGGAGACAATGGCTAAGACTCCTGAACCTGCAAACAAGTGTCAAGCAGAGCTAGAGATGGGTCGACTTGTGATGACCATCAACggcaaacagaaacagctttcATTCACTGCCAAAGACATGCTAACAACGGCCACCATGTTGGTCGGAGACAAG GTACGTTTCAGCATCGCCACCCACCAGGAGACCAAAGAGGAACGAGCGATATTCATAGAAATTCTCCATGACTCCTTTGAAGAGTCCAACGAACAACGTCAACAT GGCATTGTGATCGAGTTCTCTGAAGACTCTGGACTCATCAAGTTCTCCCAGAGCCCTCAGCTCTACTTCAACATGTTAGAGGTGATGGAGAAGAAGAAACTAGAGCTGAACGAGAAGGTTGAGTTCAGCATCGCTCCG tGTGAAACAGCTGAGGGGGGGAACCAGGCTATCAGGATAAAACGTTTTACTGAAAAGGTTTTCCTCCCGGTCCGGAAACTTAGTGGAGTTGGTGCAAACAAAGGAAAG ATGACCATCAAACTGACAAAACCATCTGAAGATGATGA AAAGGAGAAACCAGAGGCAGAAAAGATGAAGGCGGTTGTGAAAAATCTAAGGAAGGATTACAACGTGACTCGGTATAAATCTGCTCGGAGCCGGAGCCGCAGCCACAGCCACAGTAGGAGCTGTAGTCGAAGCAGGAGTAAAAGTAGGAGTCCATCCAGAGACAAGTTTGGACGTGTCATTAAAAAGAGACGCAGCCCCAGTGTTGACCGCGACCGTAAGAACAGCAAGCACAGACGGAGAAAAAGCCACGAAAGGTCACACAGGCACACTAGGAGCCACACCAAGAGTTGCAGCAGAAGTCGCAGTCGAAGCCGGAGTTACAGCAGGAGCCCCAGAAGGAGCAGGGAAAGGAGCAGAGACGGGTCCACCAGGAAAAGGACCAAAACCAGCCGAGAGCGTGAAGACAAGAGGAGGCGGGAGCTGACTCCTCCACACCGACAAGGCGGAGTCGTGGACAGTGAGCTGGCCAGGAAGAAgagagagctggaggagctcaATGAGATGATTGCCTATAAAAAATCATTGGTGGACTTGGAGCCTGGACAGAGGACCTGCATAGACTATGACCATGGCAGGCTCACCGTGCCACTTGCTGAGTACAAACCAGTTCGGTCTATCCTGAAGAAGAGACATGGGGAACCCGAGTACCTTCGGCCCCCTTATGATGATCCGTATTACAGCAGACCGTATGGGCCGTACCACAGTCGGAGGTATAGTGAGCCTTATGGCGACCCGTATGCTAGTCATCCATACCCTGAGCGGCCTTATGGTGACCGTCCGTATAGTGACCGCCCTTATGATAGGAGTCTCTATGGCGAACCTCCGTATGGTGGACTGCCTTCAACCAGTCCTCGTTACACCGATCGCTATGATGTTTATGACCAGCCTTATGATGACCGGTACTATGACCCAGCTTATAGAAGTCCCTATGATCTGTATCTTCCAGTCAAACAAAGTCAGTCTCCAGAACCTGAGTCTGGCCAAGTTCCTGGTACTTCTGCCAGACCATCCCAATCTGCCTACAGACCTCCTTCTCCAATAGATTCACCTCCTAGAACCCCTTCTCCCCAAGAAAACTCAGCATCCCAGTCCCCTCCAGAAGAGAAACCACCTCTGGACCGCTTCCTTGACATGCTTAGCAAAAAGGTGGATGCTGAGAAGAACCCTGAACCAGATTGCGTTACAGATGACCTCCTGCCTCATGAACGTGCCCTTCAGGATGGCAAAGGCTTCTCTCGAATTGTAGGATTGGCCTCAGAACCCCCAAGCAGCAGTCTAACCCTAGAAGGCGAGAAGAAGCAGCCAAGCCCTAAGCGGGCCTCAGTCGAGAGAACAACTGAAGAACCAAATCCAGAACCTTATGATAAGATTCAGAGTCTTCTGCGTTCAATTGGTTTGAAGCTGAGTTCGGGAGATGTTTCCAAACTGGCCAGCCAGGCTCAGGAGAAAATCTTTAGTGCCATGTCTTCAtccactgaaaaaaaacccttatCTTCAGGAAGAGAAGACCTGCAGGCCAGCAGAGCTCGGTCTGTGGAACTGGATCCTGTCCATTCACTCTCCCCTGCCAGATCTTCCAGTCTCGAGCCTGTcggcaaacagaaaactgccGTATTGAAGTATGATGAATTCCTAGACCATCAAAACTTGGAGGCAGTCAGGACGGCACAACTGAATCTTACCAAGACGATGGAGAGCACATCAACCACCACCCCTGGTCCAAAACCACCCCCTGGGCCTCCACCTGCTCATTATCAACATCCAAGCCCCCCACTGAACTGGCCTCTTGGCATGGTCTCCCAGATTCTCCCAACTCAGTACCCTACATCCAGCATTAGTACTTCTGCTCCACCTGCAACTACTCCACAACAAAGACTGGGTCCCCCTCCAGGACCTCCCCCCGGGCCACCTCCGCGGCGTCCTGCACAGCAACCACCAGGACCGCCTCCTGGACCTCCACCCCAGCGTCTCCCTGGACAGCCTCCTTTTGTTTCACTCCCCATTCAGTCAACGCCGCTCTTTATTGGGCTCCCTAATCAGGCTTCACCCCCAAGCACATCCAGTTCCTTACAGCCTTCACCCACTGCAACAATAGCACCACCCTCAGTGGCTGCAAACTTGAGTCCTGCAAGTTCTGACCAGTCAGCCATCTCTACAACTGTGGCACGATGCTTAAAGGTGATAGAGACGGTGAAGTCTCTTAGTGTGCAGCCATCAGCCAAACCAAGTAAATCCGTCCAGTTCAGCTTACCTACAGAGTCCCTGCCATCAAGCAATCGGCCAGCCACAGTGGAGACAGACGAGGACATAAAGGCCAGGCAAAAGGAGAAG ctggATTTGTACAACCAGAGGCTTCTGGAGAAGAGAGAGCAGCATTACAAAGAGATGCTTGTTCGAAAGAAACAAGGCGAGAACAACGATGGCTCACTGCTCCCACCAG ccatTAGCCGGGCCTAA